In the Chromobacterium sp. ATCC 53434 genome, CGGTGCACGCCGCCGTCGCGCTTGACCTCCACCTCCAGACGCGTGGACAGCGCGTTGGTCACCGACACGCCGACGCCGTGCAGGCCGCCGGAGAAGGCGTAGGCGCCGCCGTCCTTCTTGTCGAATTTGCCGCCGGCGTGCAAGCGGGTGTACACCAGCTCCACCACCGGCACGCCCTCCTGCGGATGCAGGCCCACCGGGATGCCGCGACCGTCGTCCTCGACGCTCAGCGAGCCGTCCTGGTGCACGGTGACGGCGATCTTGCGCGCATAGCCCCCCAGCGCCTCGTCGGCGGCGTTGTCTATCACTTCCTGGCAGATATGGGTCGGGTCGGTGGTGCGGGTATACATGCCCGGCCGCTCTTTGACCGGCTCCAGCCCCTTCAGCACCCGTACCGAGGATTCGTCGTATTGTTGAGTCATGTTCTGGTCTTGCCCTGTCGGCGCATCACGTCGACGCCGCCCGCGATGGGCGGCACAAATGAAGACAGCGGGCATCGCCCGCCGTCGCTGTATCGCAAAAGTCCCTGCCGCCGCTCACTGCTCGCTCTGCGTCGAGATTCGCGTCAGATACGCGTGGTGGCTCTCCACCCCGCGCAAAAAGCGCGACAACTCCGACAGCGCGCGCTCATAGACGTCGCGCTTGAATTCGATCACCGCGTCCACCGGCGCCCAGTAATCGTTCCAGCGCCAGCCGTCGAACTCCGGATGGCTGGTCGCGCGCAGGCAGACGTCGCTGTCCCGCCCCACCAGTCTGAGCAGGAACCAGATCTGCTTCTGGCCTTTGTAACTGCCGCGCCATTCGCGGCGTACCCAATTCGTCGGCACCTCGTAACGCATCCAGTCGCGGGTGCGTCCCAATATCTTCACGTGCTGAGGCAGCAAACCCACCTCTTCCAGCAGTTCGCGGTACATCGCGGCCTCCGGGCTTTCGCCCGGCTTGATGCCGCCTTGCGGGAACTGCCAGGAATGTTCGCGTACACGCTTGCCCCAGAACACTTCGTTCCTGGCATTGGTGAGGATGATTCCGACGTTTGGGCGGTATCCGTCCCGGTCCAGCATGGAAAAAACCTGCAATTCGTCTCGTTACCGGAATTTTTGCACATTTCAGGCCGGCTTGCCATGCGCTCGCCAGCCGCCGCCGCTCCCCCAAAGCGGTCAAACGGTGCTACGATGCGTCGATTGAACGTCATTCTACTGCGCATTCATGGCAATCCTGCTCAATCGACCCACGCTATCCCGCCTGCCCTGGCTGCCTCTGCAGCCGGAGGACTTCACCACGCTGCTGCAAACGCGCGAATTCCGCCTGCGGCTGCTGGAGGCGATAGCGTCGGCGACCCGCCGCGTCTATCTGTGCGCGCTGTACCTGGAAAACGAGGAAGCCGGCCGGGAAATTCTGGATGCGCTGTACCAGGCCAAGCAACGCCAGCCGCAGCTGGACGTGCGGGTGATGGTGGACTGGCACCGCGCGCAACGCGGCCGCATCGGCGAGGACCAGGCGAATTGCAACGCGCGCTGGTACCGCGAGGAGGCCGAGCGCCGCGAATTGGACATCCCGGTCTACGGCGTGCCGGTGCAAACCCGCGAGCTGTTCGGCGTGCTGCACCTGAAGGGCTTCATCGTCGACGACACCGTGTTCTACAGCGGCGCCAGCCTGAACAACGTCTACCTGCACAAGCTGGACAAATACCGCTTCGACCGCTATCACCTGGTCCGCAGCCCGGCCCTGGCCGACGCGATGGCCGGCTTCATGGCCGAACAGTTCTTCAACGACCCGGCCGTGTTCCGCCTGGACAAGCCGACGCCGCCGACCCGCAGCATCCGCAAGGAGATTCGCCAGTTCCGCGACAAGCTGGCGCACAGCCAGTACCGGCCGCACGGCGCGCAGACGCTGCCCGACGAGCAGCTGGCCGTCAGCCCCGTCGTCGGCATAGGCAAGGGCAACCGGCTCAACCGGGTCATTCTGGACGTCATCGCCAGCGCCCAGCAGCAGCTGTTCATCTGCACGCCCTATTTCAACTTCCCGCGCGCGGTGGTCCTGGAGATCAACCGCGCGCTGCGCCGCGGCGTCGAGATCGACATCGTCGTCGGCGACAAGACCGCCAACGACTTCTACATTCCGCCGGAGCAGCCGTTCCGCGTCATCGGCGCGCTGCCCTATCTGTACGAAATGAATCTGCGCCGCTTCGCCAAACGGCAGCGCCAGTATCTGACGCGCGGCCAGTTGCGCATACGGCTGTGGAAGGATGGCGACAACAGCTTCCACCTGAAGGGCGTCTGGAGCGATGCCCGCTACATCCTACTGACCGGCAACAACCTCAATCCGCGCGCCTTCCGCCTGGATCTGGAAAACGCGCTGCTGCTGCACGATCCGCATAGTCAGCTGCGCGAGCAAAGCCTGGCCGAACAGCAAAGCATCATGCGCCACACCACCCTGCTCGCCCACTACCGCGAGCTCGAGGACGTGCGCCATTACCCGGAGCGGATCAAGAAGCTGCTGACCCGCCTGAGCCGGGTACGGATAGACCGCATGTTGAACCTGATGCTGTAGCAGTCGGCCGCAAGCTCCGCGCCGGCCTTCCGGCGCCATATGCTAAAAAGACTAGATAGCTTGGCCAGCGGAGCGGGCCGATGGACGCGATCAAGGTGGAGACCGGCAAGCTGGCGGTCGGCCACGACTACTCGGAAAAATGGCAGCAGGTGCTGGACCTGCTGGCCGGAATCGTCAGCATTCCGGCGGCCCTGATCATGCGGGTGCAGCCGCCGCGGATTCGGGTATTCCTGTCCAGCCGCAACGACGGCAATCCCTACGAGGAAGACGAGCAGGCCGACCTGGGCACCGGCCTCTATTGCGAAACCGTGATGGCCCGCCGCGGCGAGCTCATCGTCCCCAATGCCTTGACCGATCCCGACTGGGATCACAATCCCGACATCAAGCTCGGCATGATCTCCTATATGGGCATGCCGCTGATCTGGCCCAACCAGGACGTGTTCGGCACCATCTGCGTCCTGGACCGCGCCGAAAACGCCTACACCTCGGAGTACGGTCAGTTGCTGGCCCAGTTCCGCGGCATGGTGGAGCGCGACCTTCGCCAGATCTACAACGAACATGCCCGCGCCCAGGAGGATGCCGCGCTGCGCGCCGAAGAGGCCGAGCGGGTGCGCCGCGAGTTCGAGCAGCTGCGCGCCGGCGAGCAAAAAGCGCTGCAGGCGCTGTGCGACAGCGAGGAGCGCTGGCACTTCGCGCTGGAGGGCGCCGGCGATGGCGTCTGGGACTGGCGCATCGCCGACGGCGGCATTTTCCTGTCCACGCGCTGCCGCCAATTGCTGGGTCTGTCCGATTCGGCCAGCGTCGCCGGCTTCCAGCTGTGGCAGAGCGGCATTCATCCGGATGACTCGCCGGCCGTTCGCGACGCCCTGGCCGACTATTTGCGCCAGGCCCAGGGCTCTTTCGCCGTTGAACACCGCTTCAACAAGAACGGCCAATGGATCTGGCTGCTGGGCCGCGGCATGGTGGTCGGCCATGACGGGCAAGGCCAGCCGCTGCGGATGATAGGCACCTATTCCGACATCACCGCCCGCAAGGAAGCCGAGGCGGAGCTGCAATTGCTGAACAGCCATCTGGAAGAGCGGGTGGCGGCCCGCACCGCCGAATTGAAAACGGCGATGCGGCAGATCGGCATCGCCGAAAAACAGGCCGCGCTGGCGCGCATGGTGGCAGGCATGGCGCACGAACTGAACACGCCTATCGGCAACATCCTGCTTGGCTCTTCGCAAATGCAGGCCGACGCGGCCGACATCGCCCGCGCCGACGCCGACAAGCAACTGTCGCGCAAGCGCCTGCAGGACTTCCTGCAGAAAGCCGGCGAAACCTGCGCGCTGCTTCAGCGCAACAGCGAGCTGGCCGGCGACCTGATAGGCCGCTTCAAGGAAATCGCCGTCGATCAGCTGGACCAGCCGCGGCGCAGCTTCCACCCCGGCCGGACCATCGCCAGTCTATTGCAGGCGCTGCTGCCCCCGGAACATCATCCCGGCATATCGGTCACGCTGCAGGCTCCCGAGGAACTGGTCATAGACCATTACCCAGGCGCGCTGGAGCAGCTGGTTTCGCACCTGGTGGCCAATTCGCTGGCCCATGGCTTCGACGGACGAGACAAGGGCGCGATCCGCATCGACATCGCCTGCCGCGGCGACGAAGTCACGCTGCGCTACGCCGACGACGGCAAAGGCATTCCGCCGGAACATCACGACAAGATATTCGATCCCTTCTTCACCACCCGCATGGGACAGGGCGGCGTAGGCCTGGGACTGGCCCTGGTGCACAATCTGGTGCAGCTGATCCTGCAAGGCCAGATCCGGCTGGAAAGCGAACCCGGCCGCGGAGCCGTCTTCACCGTCACCTTCCCGGCGAAACCGGGCTAGCCCCCGCATCCTAGGGCCGCCTCCAGTCTCGCTTTAGGCCCAAGAGCTCAGGCTGGGAACAGTCTCTAATCCCGGCGGGGCGGCAGCGGCCTGACTTCGTGCAGCCTCTGATAGTCGACATGGTCGTTCTCGTCGTCATCGGTGTAGATCAGATCGGCGAAAGCGTGATTCCAGCGGATATCCTGGTGCGAGAAGACATGCCGGGCCACCATCGGCTGGATGGTGGTCTCGTCTATGCCGTTGATCGACAGGATCAGCTGCGCCCTGGCCTTCTCCAGCGACTCGGCATCGCGCTGATGCAGCGGGCTGTTCTCGTCTATCTTGTGCACCAGCGTCCAGCCCAGCACGAACATCGGGTGCTCGTCGCGCACCAGATTCAGATCATACAGCTTGCGGAACGTCGTCCCCTCGGAGGTGACCTCATGCTGCAGCAGGCGCAGCCTGGCGCTGGCGTCGATGATCACATTGTTCCTGGCATTGGCGGCGCGCAGCATCAGCGCCGGCTCGCCGCCCAACGGCCGCACGACGACGCTGCCGGTGAACACGATGCGCGCCCTAGGCCGCGAGAAGCGGGCGAAGGTCACACCGGTGATCAGCGCGATGCTCATCATGCCGATGAAGATCTCCAGCATCGAAATCCAGTGGGTGAACAAGGTCTGCGGGTGCATGTCGCCATAGCCGACAGTGGCCAGCGTCTCGACGCTGAAGAAAAAGGCGCCGAGAAAGCCCCGCGGGAATTGATTGGCGATGCCGCCCGGCTGCAGCTGATAGAGCCCGGCGAACAACAGGTTCAATGTAATGAAGGCGGCCGCGATGAACAGATAAAAATACGGCCAGCTGATGGTCATGCAATAGTGGTAGAGGTCGTGCAGCGAGTAGCGCGGCAGGCTGTGAATGAACAGGCTGCGCCCGCCCGCCTCTATGCGCCGCGCCGGCTTGGCTCTGCGGGGAATCATCTGCCGTCGTCCCGTTGAAGTTCGCAAACCGCCGATTGTGTCGGCGATGCCGCCGGGCGTCAATGCGCGCGCCGCAAACGACAAAGCCCCGCCGGATTGCTCCGGCGGGGCTGGTTTTCGGGGTCGCGCGTTTCGACCGCACAACGCAAAAACCCCAGCTCATCGAGCTGGGGTTTCGCTTATCGGGCGTCTGGCGGTGTCCTACTTTCACATGGCGAATGCCACACTATCATCGGCGCTAAGGCGTTTCACGATCCTGTTCGGGATGGGAAGGCGTGGGACCACCTCGCTATGGCCACCAGACATAAACTGGTACAAACTCAAGAAGCCTGGGCCGGTTTCAAACCAACCCTCGAATATTCGGTATTTAATTGTGTCGCACAACACTCCATCATCGTCACCTGGTTCTCCAAGTCACTCAAATGATAGGATCAAGCCTCACGAGCAATTAGTATCGGTTAGCTTCACGCCTCACAGCGCTTCCACACCCGACCTATCAACGTCCTGGTCTCGAACGACTCTTCAGGGAGGTCAAGCCTCCAGGGAAGTCTCATCTTCAGGCAAGTTTCCCGCTTAGATGCTTTCAGCGGTTATCTCTTCCGAACTTAGCTACCCGGCGATGCCACTGGCGTGACAACCGGTACACCAGAGGTTCGTCCACTCCGGTCCTCTCGTACTAGGAGCAGCCCCCGTCAAACTTCCAACGCCCACTGCAGATAGGGACCAAACTGTCTCACGACGTTTTGAACCCAGCTCACGTACCACTTTAAATGGCGAACAGCCATACCCTTGGGACCGGCTACAGCCCCAGGATGTGATGAGCCGACATCGAGGTGCCAAACACCGCCGTCGATGTGAACTCTTGGGCGGTATCAGCCTGTTATCCCCGGAGTACCTTTTATCCGTTGAGCGATGGCCCTTCCATACAGAACCACCGGATCACTATGTCCTGCTTTCGCACCTGCTCGACTTG is a window encoding:
- a CDS encoding RNA pyrophosphohydrolase; this encodes MLDRDGYRPNVGIILTNARNEVFWGKRVREHSWQFPQGGIKPGESPEAAMYRELLEEVGLLPQHVKILGRTRDWMRYEVPTNWVRREWRGSYKGQKQIWFLLRLVGRDSDVCLRATSHPEFDGWRWNDYWAPVDAVIEFKRDVYERALSELSRFLRGVESHHAYLTRISTQSEQ
- the pssA gene encoding CDP-diacylglycerol--serine O-phosphatidyltransferase, producing MAILLNRPTLSRLPWLPLQPEDFTTLLQTREFRLRLLEAIASATRRVYLCALYLENEEAGREILDALYQAKQRQPQLDVRVMVDWHRAQRGRIGEDQANCNARWYREEAERRELDIPVYGVPVQTRELFGVLHLKGFIVDDTVFYSGASLNNVYLHKLDKYRFDRYHLVRSPALADAMAGFMAEQFFNDPAVFRLDKPTPPTRSIRKEIRQFRDKLAHSQYRPHGAQTLPDEQLAVSPVVGIGKGNRLNRVILDVIASAQQQLFICTPYFNFPRAVVLEINRALRRGVEIDIVVGDKTANDFYIPPEQPFRVIGALPYLYEMNLRRFAKRQRQYLTRGQLRIRLWKDGDNSFHLKGVWSDARYILLTGNNLNPRAFRLDLENALLLHDPHSQLREQSLAEQQSIMRHTTLLAHYRELEDVRHYPERIKKLLTRLSRVRIDRMLNLML
- a CDS encoding ATP-binding protein, which translates into the protein MDAIKVETGKLAVGHDYSEKWQQVLDLLAGIVSIPAALIMRVQPPRIRVFLSSRNDGNPYEEDEQADLGTGLYCETVMARRGELIVPNALTDPDWDHNPDIKLGMISYMGMPLIWPNQDVFGTICVLDRAENAYTSEYGQLLAQFRGMVERDLRQIYNEHARAQEDAALRAEEAERVRREFEQLRAGEQKALQALCDSEERWHFALEGAGDGVWDWRIADGGIFLSTRCRQLLGLSDSASVAGFQLWQSGIHPDDSPAVRDALADYLRQAQGSFAVEHRFNKNGQWIWLLGRGMVVGHDGQGQPLRMIGTYSDITARKEAEAELQLLNSHLEERVAARTAELKTAMRQIGIAEKQAALARMVAGMAHELNTPIGNILLGSSQMQADAADIARADADKQLSRKRLQDFLQKAGETCALLQRNSELAGDLIGRFKEIAVDQLDQPRRSFHPGRTIASLLQALLPPEHHPGISVTLQAPEELVIDHYPGALEQLVSHLVANSLAHGFDGRDKGAIRIDIACRGDEVTLRYADDGKGIPPEHHDKIFDPFFTTRMGQGGVGLGLALVHNLVQLILQGQIRLESEPGRGAVFTVTFPAKPG
- a CDS encoding ion channel; the encoded protein is MIPRRAKPARRIEAGGRSLFIHSLPRYSLHDLYHYCMTISWPYFYLFIAAAFITLNLLFAGLYQLQPGGIANQFPRGFLGAFFFSVETLATVGYGDMHPQTLFTHWISMLEIFIGMMSIALITGVTFARFSRPRARIVFTGSVVVRPLGGEPALMLRAANARNNVIIDASARLRLLQHEVTSEGTTFRKLYDLNLVRDEHPMFVLGWTLVHKIDENSPLHQRDAESLEKARAQLILSINGIDETTIQPMVARHVFSHQDIRWNHAFADLIYTDDDENDHVDYQRLHEVRPLPPRRD